From Vanrija pseudolonga chromosome 1, complete sequence, a single genomic window includes:
- the vps25_1 gene encoding Vacuolar protein-sorting-associated protein 25: MSLAADTATLAASSSSSLGGAGDSGALRPTTTSSGYKLPALWSFPPFFTLQPNPATQAHQLALWSEIVLGWARHDRVFAVNADSPDAGDVFVNKAINRGSAGVGCSSDPAGKLLPPALKQVLAHMAKEGHAAPEPPRQAATYLIFWRKPEEWGQIIYDWVSDNGMTGTILTFYDLTDGDLAETTEFRGLPDTLLRRSLDTLVKRGKAQLLRGEGESGDGVRFL; this comes from the exons ATGTCACTAGCAGCAGACACGGCAACTctggcggcctcgtcgtcgtcgtcgctcggcggggcgggggacagcggcgcgctgcgcccgaCGACTACGAGCTCGGGGTACAAGCTGCCTGCACTGTGGTCGTTCCCGCCGTTCTTCAC CCTCCAGCCCAACCCGGCCACGCAGGcgcaccagctcgcgctgTGGAGCGAGATTGTGCTTGGATGGGCACGGCACGACCGCGTGTTTGCCGTCAACGCCGACAGTCCCGACGCGGGCGATGTGTTTGTCAACAAGGCGATCAATCGTGGGTCCGCGGGTGTGGGGTGCTCGTCTGACCCGGCAGGGAAACTGCTGCCTCCTGCGCTGAAGCAGGTCCTCGCGCACATGGCCAAAGAGG gacacgccgcgcccgagccgccaagACAGGCCGCGACTTATCTCATCTTCTGGCGCAAGCCTGAGGAGTGGGGCCAGATCATCTAcgactgg GTCTCCGACAACGGCATGACGGGCACCATTCTGACGTTCTACGACCTCACTGACGGAGACTTGGCGGAGACAACCG AGTTTCGTGGCCTACCCGACACCCTCCTGAGACGGAGCCTCGATACGCTGGTGAAACGTGGCAAGGCGCAACTGCtacgcggcgagggcgagtctGGTGACGGTGTCCGCTTCCTTTGA
- the vps25_1 gene encoding Vacuolar protein-sorting-associated protein 25, with the protein MSLAADTATLAASSSSSLGGAGDSGALRPTTTSSGYKLPALWSFPPFFTLQPNPATQAHQLALWSEIVLGWARHDRVFAVNADSPDAGDVFVNKAINRKLLPPALKQVLAHMAKEGHAAPEPPRQAATYLIFWRKPEEWGQIIYDWVSDNGMTGTILTFYDLTDGDLAETTEFRGLPDTLLRRSLDTLVKRGKAQLLRGEGESGDGVRFL; encoded by the exons ATGTCACTAGCAGCAGACACGGCAACTctggcggcctcgtcgtcgtcgtcgctcggcggggcgggggacagcggcgcgctgcgcccgaCGACTACGAGCTCGGGGTACAAGCTGCCTGCACTGTGGTCGTTCCCGCCGTTCTTCAC CCTCCAGCCCAACCCGGCCACGCAGGcgcaccagctcgcgctgTGGAGCGAGATTGTGCTTGGATGGGCACGGCACGACCGCGTGTTTGCCGTCAACGCCGACAGTCCCGACGCGGGCGATGTGTTTGTCAACAAGGCGATCAATC GGAAACTGCTGCCTCCTGCGCTGAAGCAGGTCCTCGCGCACATGGCCAAAGAGG gacacgccgcgcccgagccgccaagACAGGCCGCGACTTATCTCATCTTCTGGCGCAAGCCTGAGGAGTGGGGCCAGATCATCTAcgactgg GTCTCCGACAACGGCATGACGGGCACCATTCTGACGTTCTACGACCTCACTGACGGAGACTTGGCGGAGACAACCG AGTTTCGTGGCCTACCCGACACCCTCCTGAGACGGAGCCTCGATACGCTGGTGAAACGTGGCAAGGCGCAACTGCtacgcggcgagggcgagtctGGTGACGGTGTCCGCTTCCTTTGA
- the smb1 gene encoding Small nuclear ribonucleoprotein-associated protein B, with the protein MPPPKAKHSKMVTLLHYRLKVILNDGRALVGQMLAYDKHMNFVLAETEEFRTVKGKKTKDTPSGEPTPSVQQKRTLGLVILRGETIVSVSVEGPPPSSAESSVLQAGPGRGVPAGRGMPLGGGAPALAARPMPYARPPPGFPPGMPGLPPGMPPGFPGGVPPGMPPPAGMPPGFRPPAPGSLPPGMPPGFPPRP; encoded by the exons ATG CCTCcccccaaggccaagcacTCAAAAATGGTGACGCTGCTGCACTACCGTCTCAAGGTTATCCT GAACGACGGCCGTGCGCTCGTTGGCCAGATGCTCGCGTACGACAAGCACATGAACTTTGTGCTTGCCGAGACTGAGGAGTTTAGGACTGTCAAG GGCAAGAAGACAAAGGACACGCCTTCCGGCGAGCCCACCCCGTCGGTGCAGCAGAAGcgcacgctcggcctcgtcatcctccgcGGCGAGACCATCGTCTCGGTGTCAGTCGAGGGCCCTCCCCCCAGCTCGGCCGAGAGCTCTGTGCTCCAGGCTGGCCCGGGCCGTGGTGTGCCCGCTGGCCGTGGCAtgcccctcggcggcggcgcccctgcgctcgctgctcgcccgATGCCATATGCGCGCCCGCCCCCTGGCTTCCCTCCTGGCATGCCTGGTCTCCCCCCTGGAATGCCCCCAGGCTTCCCCGGCGGTGTTCCTCCAGGAATGCCTCCTCCTGCTGG CATGCCCCCAGGATTCCGTCCCCCCGCGCCTGGATCATTGCCACCGGGCATGCCGCCTGG ATTCCCTCCCCGTCCATAG
- the SPAC1F7.11c_14 gene encoding putative transcriptional regulatory protein — MAARGSSPAGTARGPGPVRPDDKPTRQSFSCAECKRLKLKCSRSWPCTSCEKRGCAQICPNGQMKSTTGKRLILANTEELHQRISLLEVALARAHAKTSNDPHPLLSQTYLFTTPQVTTGRMKPDPDTDDVTDGAFGTLTINPEGEAHFIGSFAGSQYLRDEDDTNSSPSTPSDFHAIVSAEAPAPDGTEQPRTRRPAYADGALALHDSFLPGGINGSDVDTLRDQLPDWDEEGRDLMESYWEHVNWMYEPVPRTSFENDHWFHAYERSYKPHPHKLACVFLMMAVGSMMDLKRQPWHPRSERLFLLGRACLGLVGLENASPATVQALHLMGTYILNDRLGNGAEVFWPILGSALKVTQSLGLHRDGTHFGLSPYEVDERRQVYWEIVTYDRLQAMCFGRPGVITSRTSDTKFPEEGAGFKDDDGFHRSKYRLMVLMEKAIDIQTQTTPVSYSSVCKLDAQLVEFRKSLPELLLPSVSILDLPFDRAIGSHLVLHRLGIRLMVAQTRLLLNRPFFARALKDRPDNPARSKYGDSFVALYESAEDVVNIVKQLVISHPSLIARWWFFWFHAFSAAVCLSAVAIRAPTSAFATPAFTTMSMLCDICAAARDGCRAKNGLPLLLRLRERAAEAFNPGVLANGNGQKEPVAETDGDLGHLNRTAKLVRTGSLSSPKRVGSNHSQSPGPQSPPTNGVHAAQFDLSVGGVQDQQMPNLHTLASQINPLGMSIDPAEYGTHNWLTELEWQGSMLSEDQQRAYLNSVDNPLNVDTDMTMALGLGLGAAAESDEFGFDIETFVTQMGERGFGAPS, encoded by the exons ATGGCGGCGCGaggctcgtcgcccgccggcaCGGCGAGGGGACCAGGACCAGTTCGCCCCGATGACAAGCCCACGCGCCAGAGCTTCAGTTGCGCAGAGTGCAAGCG CTTAAAGCTCAagtgctcgcgctcgtggccGTGTACGTCGTGTGAGAAACGCGGCTGCGCGCAGATTTGCCCCAACGGTCAGATGAAGTCAACAACTGGCAAGAG GTTGATTCTCGCCAACACTGAGGAGCTGCACCAGCGCATCTCGTTGCTCGAGGTTGCGCTCGCAAGAGCTCACGCCAAGACCTCAAACGACCCTCACCCCCTCCTGTCACAGACCTACCTGTTCACCACGCCGCAGGTGACAACGGGCAGAATGAAGCCTGACCCGgacaccgacgacgtcaCGGACGGGGCGTTTGGTACTCTGACGATCAATccagagggcgaggcgcACTTCATTGGCTCGTTTGCGGGAAGCCAGTACCTCCGCGACGAAGATGACACCAACTCGTCTCCCAGCACTCCAAGCGACTTCCATGCCATTGTTAGCGCCGAAGCGCCAGCACCAGACGGGACTGAGCAGCCTCGtacccgccgcccagcctATGcagacggcgcgctcgctctccaCGACTCGTTCCTACCCGGCGGTATCAACGggtccgacgtcgacacgctccgcGACCAGCTCCCAGACTGGGATGAGGAGGGCCGAGACCTCATGGAAAGCTACTGGGAGCATGTCAACTGGATGTACGAGCCCGTCCCGCGCACGTCGTTCGAGAACGACCACTGGTTCCACGCGTACGAACGGTCGTACAAGCCGCACCCGCACAAGCTCGCTTGCGTCTTCCTCATGATGGCAGTCGGCTCCATGATGGACCTCAAGCGCCAGCCATGGCACCCTCGGAGTGAGCGTCTGTTCCTTCTCGGTCGCGCGTGTCTTGGCCTCGTTGGGCTGGAGAATGCCAGTCCCGCGACAGTCCAGGCCCTCCACCTCATGGGAACGTACATCTTAAACGACAGACTtggcaacggcgccgaggtcttCTGGCCTATCCTTGGCAGTGCTCTCAAGGTCACGCagagt CTCGGACTGCACAGGGACGGAACACACTTTGGCCTCTCCCCCtacgaggtggacgagcgTCGACAGGTCTACTGGGAGATTGTCACCTACGACCGTCTTCAGGCCATGTGTTTTGGCAGGCCAGGGGTCATTACGAGCCGCACGAGCGACACCAAGTTCCCCGAGGAGGGAGCCGGCTTCAAGGATGACGACGGAT TCCACCGTTCAAAGTATCGACTGATGGTGTTGATGGAGAAGGCCATTGACATT CAAACACAAACGACTCCAGTCTCATACAGCAGTGTGTGCAAGTTGGACGCCCAGCTGGTGGAAT TCCGCAAATCGTTGCCCGAGCTTCTGCTTCCGTCGGTATCGATTCTTGATCTTCCTTTTGATCGGGCCATTGGCTCTCACCTTGTGCTGCACCGACTCGGAATTCGGCTCATGGTGGCTCAGACTCGCCTCCTGCTTAATCGACCCTTCTTCGCACGAGCCCTCAAGGATCGACCCGATAACCCTGCTCGATCAAAGTATGGCGACTCGTTTGTCGCCTTGTATGAAAGCGCCGAGGATGTCGTCAACATTGTCAAGCAGCTCGTCATCTCCCACCCGTCGCTGATTGCGAGATGGTGGTTCTTCTGGTTCCATGCCTTCTCTGCCGCCGTCTGTCT CTCGGCCGTGGCGATCCGCGCCCCAACCAGTGCGTTTGCCACCCCGGCCTTCACCACCATGTCCATGTTGTGCGACAtttgcgccgccgcccgagatgGGTGCCGTGCCAAGAATGGTCTTCCGCTTCTATTGCGCCTCAGAGAGCGGGCTGCCGAGGCCTTCAACCCGGGCGTTCTAGCCAACGGAAACGGGCAGAAGGAACCCGTGGCGGAAACCGACGGCGACCTGGGTCACCTCAACCGGACTGCCAAGCTCGTACGTACGGGCTCGTTGTCTTCACCCAAGCGTGTGGGCTCGAACCATTCGCAATCACCAGGGCCGCAATCGCCACCGACCAACGGGGTACACGCTGCTCAGTTTGACCTttcggtcggcggcgtccaggATCAGCAAATGCCCAACTTGCACACGCTTGCTTCGCAGATCAACCCTCTGGGCATGTCGATTGACCCTGCCGAGTACGGAACACACAACTggctcaccgagctcgagtggCAGGGCAGCATGCTGAGCGAGGATCAACAGCGGGCCTATCTGAATTCTGTCGACAATCCTTTGAATGTGGACACGGACATGACAATGGCGCTGGGGCTTGggctgggtgctgctgccgagtCTGACGAGTTTGGGTTTGACATTGAGACGTTTGTCACACAGATGGGTGAGCGCGGGTTTGGTGCGCCGTCGTAG